Proteins encoded by one window of Maliibacterium massiliense:
- a CDS encoding zf-HC2 domain-containing protein: MTELPCSVVQDLLPLYKEGVLSPQSAQLVQAHLASCPACRMASDALDTPIEASIFDTPDAQTGLAIIRRMQRVQARVRYPIIIFLMAVSVGAMVWSRGVLATIPFVLIAALLLRLLYRENVVMLLSTLGAALALGALHDSLGYAIFFLAPLALACCASGLLLGGSIAAFLTQAPQGAPWRARTRVLIAICCALGIVALLVWLLPAFFGIGGAL; encoded by the coding sequence ATGACTGAACTTCCCTGCAGCGTGGTGCAGGATCTTCTGCCCCTGTACAAGGAGGGCGTGCTCTCGCCGCAGAGCGCGCAGCTGGTGCAGGCGCATCTGGCATCCTGTCCTGCCTGCCGGATGGCATCCGACGCGCTGGACACCCCCATCGAAGCGTCCATCTTCGATACCCCTGACGCGCAGACCGGCCTGGCCATCATCCGGCGCATGCAGCGCGTGCAGGCGCGCGTGCGCTACCCCATCATCATCTTTTTGATGGCCGTCTCCGTGGGCGCGATGGTGTGGAGCCGCGGCGTGCTTGCCACCATCCCCTTTGTCCTGATCGCGGCGCTGCTGCTGCGGCTGTTGTATCGTGAAAATGTGGTGATGCTGCTCAGCACGCTGGGCGCGGCGCTGGCGCTGGGCGCGCTGCATGACAGTCTGGGTTACGCGATATTTTTCCTCGCGCCGCTGGCGCTTGCCTGCTGTGCAAGCGGTCTGCTGCTTGGCGGCAGCATCGCCGCCTTCCTCACCCAGGCCCCGCAGGGCGCGCCCTGGCGCGCGCGCACCCGCGTGCTCATCGCAATATGCTGCGCGCTGGGGATTGTGGCGCTGCTTGTGTGGCTGCTGCCCGCGTTCTTTGGCATTGGAGGTGCGCTATGA
- a CDS encoding universal stress protein UspA, with protein sequence MKKKPSVMVCVTSQKTCERLIKAGARTAKALKAPLHVVHVAQSGHRFLDDEHEGEALEYLFHISKQYEADMAVLRSDDVAESLVQYALYNKAREVIFGQSPEPLGPGNIIVQVKDRLQGVHIEVLPPQMEESFPPMIRADFVHNHT encoded by the coding sequence GTGAAAAAGAAACCATCGGTGATGGTTTGCGTGACCAGCCAAAAGACGTGCGAACGCCTTATCAAAGCAGGCGCGCGCACGGCCAAAGCGCTCAAAGCGCCGCTGCACGTGGTGCATGTCGCGCAAAGTGGTCACCGTTTCCTGGATGATGAACACGAGGGCGAGGCGCTGGAGTACCTGTTCCACATCAGCAAACAGTATGAGGCGGATATGGCGGTGCTGCGCTCTGACGATGTGGCGGAATCATTGGTGCAGTACGCGCTCTACAACAAGGCGCGCGAGGTGATCTTCGGCCAGTCCCCCGAGCCGCTGGGCCCGGGCAATATCATTGTACAGGTCAAGGATCGGCTGCAGGGCGTGCATATCGAGGTGCTGCCGCCCCAGATGGAGGAATCCTTCCCGCCGATGATCCGCGCTGACTTTGTACATAACCATACCTGA
- a CDS encoding VOC family protein has product MAFVYNHANINVTDLARSIAFYEAALGLREARRIEAKDGSFTIVFLRDGVSPAGVELTYLRDKEGPYDLGDNESHLAFATDDLAQAHARHEQMGCICFENEEMGIYFIEDPDGYWIEIVPA; this is encoded by the coding sequence ATGGCGTTCGTGTACAACCATGCGAATATCAACGTGACGGATCTTGCGCGCTCCATCGCCTTTTATGAAGCGGCGCTGGGCCTGCGCGAGGCCAGGCGCATCGAGGCGAAGGACGGGAGCTTCACCATTGTCTTTTTGCGCGACGGCGTCAGCCCCGCAGGGGTGGAGCTGACCTATCTGCGCGATAAAGAGGGTCCTTACGATTTGGGCGACAACGAATCCCACCTGGCCTTTGCCACCGACGATCTTGCACAGGCGCATGCGCGGCACGAACAGATGGGCTGCATCTGTTTTGAAAACGAGGAGATGGGCATCTATTTTATTGAAGACCCCGACGGCTACTGGATTGAGATCGTGCCGGCGTAA
- a CDS encoding MBL fold metallo-hydrolase, protein MKSAHITYLYHSGFAVETEHHFLVFDYYLDEVPRGKRRCIDEGVITAADLPQEKQVTVFVSHNHGDHFNPVIFKWRKEHPHVEYVAASDVRTRSKCVRMAPYEHIDLGGLGIDTYGSTDAGVSFAVQADGLSLFHAGDLNLWHWIEESTPEEVKWAKRAFLKELEHLKGVHFDVAFFPVDPRMGRGHDAGAAHFARTLKPALIIPMHFEDKIATGTAFADKMMRAGQLAWAPEMRGDYCDFDPDDLA, encoded by the coding sequence ATGAAATCTGCACATATTACGTATCTGTACCACAGCGGCTTCGCCGTGGAGACGGAACATCATTTTCTTGTATTCGATTATTATCTCGACGAGGTGCCGCGCGGCAAGCGGCGCTGTATCGACGAGGGAGTCATTACCGCGGCGGACCTGCCGCAGGAGAAGCAGGTGACGGTGTTTGTGTCGCACAACCACGGCGATCATTTCAACCCCGTGATCTTCAAATGGCGCAAGGAGCACCCGCATGTGGAATACGTGGCGGCTTCGGATGTGCGCACCCGCTCCAAATGCGTGCGCATGGCGCCCTACGAGCACATCGATTTGGGCGGCCTGGGCATCGACACCTACGGCTCTACCGACGCGGGGGTATCCTTTGCCGTGCAGGCGGATGGCCTGTCCCTCTTCCACGCAGGCGATCTGAACCTGTGGCACTGGATTGAGGAATCCACCCCTGAGGAGGTCAAGTGGGCCAAGCGCGCCTTCCTCAAGGAGCTGGAGCATCTCAAGGGCGTGCACTTTGACGTGGCCTTTTTCCCGGTGGACCCGCGCATGGGGCGCGGACACGATGCAGGCGCGGCGCATTTTGCACGCACGCTCAAACCAGCGCTGATCATTCCCATGCACTTTGAGGATAAAATCGCCACCGGCACGGCGTTTGCCGATAAGATGATGCGCGCGGGCCAGCTGGCCTGGGCGCCGGAGATGCGCGGCGATTACTGTGATTTTGACCCGGATGATTTGGCGTAA
- the addA gene encoding helicase-exonuclease AddAB subunit AddA: MPNWTDKQREAITRTGSSLLVSAAAGSGKTAVLVARIIRMVVEDEMDVSRLLVVTFTKAAAAEMRARLQRALEEAAAHAQDEARAARLASQLDNLSQADISTMHTFCTRLLRRYFHLAGVQADFRVADEQQMAALRGDVLEALLQEQYAQMRPPFEHLTRIYANAWGDAPLRDALLRIVDFARCQEDPEAYLARCTDMYAQPEQDAWRGQLLREAQMRLAGAQSDLARAMRLARRPEGPAYYAQIIAADQVQAARLAACAKEGWEPLLAALSGVTFARMTAPRKEDTARESYKTRVKELRTRAKDAVQELAETLVPLSGTEAQQDQTRACEVVSELCRLAAAYMHALDAAMVEVGVLDFSGLEQYALRALDAGASEECRARYEAIFFDEYQDANAVQEAIIRRVARADNLFLVGDVKQCIYRFRLADPSLFLQKYHAWGKGDVPQAARIDLAHNFRSKAGVLRAANSVFGRIMRKRVCGLDYDADARLRAGREDASAGEDAVEIHLLKSDRDTAWDDELAAMVRDEREARLVALRVKDLLAKGAVWDDAIKARRPVQKRDIVILLRSPAATAQMLVQALATENIEAYADVAMRHFDAVEVQALIALLRVIDNPYQDIPLLACLRSPLFGYSVQELCRVRLAARKGPFIEAVRASAAKQDALGRKCSRALEMIDRFRLRARATHIAGLLQAILDETGYLDIMAAWPLAQLRRANVRLLLRRARDFQAQTHNELADFLRMVDEARAGEDMQEAHVLASEQDVVRIMSIHKSKGLEFPIVLLPMLSRRFNRRQDAAVWLDKQLGMGVWSYDVQARTRRDNLARMAIARAGVMEGTAEEMRILYVAMTRAREQLILTATTPCEPYRAWCAPMDDARVADARCLMDWIGPCALRDMLDARLARKTRPARWRITLHDAASIRFTGAQEDGREVTPGAAVGAADAYDVFDALSWRYAHLEDTRTRSKHSVTELARAYALPEELRAEDAPTEALPLASRPDWQQQADQGARLGTLLHVACRHLDFTDAQSQAKVEAQLAQMIRRGLLAPQDAASVRVPQLLALACSPLGQQLADAQRVGVLRRETPFTLAVPAQELPGGAGAGRVIVQGAIDAWFPQGEGLVVVDFKSDRVWDAGEALIARYAPQLDWYARALEALTGRRVRARYLYTFALGRALLVE, translated from the coding sequence ATGCCCAATTGGACGGATAAACAGCGCGAGGCGATCACGCGCACGGGCAGCAGCCTGCTGGTGAGCGCGGCGGCAGGCTCGGGCAAGACGGCGGTGCTGGTGGCGCGCATCATCCGCATGGTGGTGGAAGATGAGATGGACGTCTCCCGCCTGCTTGTCGTCACCTTTACCAAAGCCGCGGCAGCGGAAATGCGCGCGCGCCTGCAGCGCGCGCTGGAGGAGGCAGCCGCGCACGCGCAGGACGAGGCACGCGCCGCGCGCCTGGCATCCCAGTTGGACAACCTCAGCCAGGCGGATATCTCCACCATGCACACCTTCTGCACCAGGCTGCTGCGGCGCTACTTTCATTTAGCGGGCGTGCAGGCGGATTTCCGCGTGGCGGACGAGCAGCAGATGGCCGCGCTGCGCGGGGATGTGCTGGAGGCGCTGTTGCAGGAGCAATACGCGCAGATGCGCCCCCCATTTGAACACCTCACGCGCATCTACGCCAATGCCTGGGGAGACGCTCCCTTGCGCGACGCGCTGCTGCGCATTGTGGACTTTGCCCGCTGCCAGGAGGACCCCGAGGCATACCTTGCCCGCTGCACGGACATGTACGCGCAGCCGGAGCAAGATGCCTGGAGAGGGCAGCTGCTGCGCGAGGCGCAGATGCGCCTGGCTGGCGCGCAGAGCGACCTTGCCCGCGCCATGCGCCTGGCCCGCCGCCCCGAAGGGCCGGCGTATTACGCGCAGATCATTGCCGCGGATCAGGTGCAGGCCGCGCGCCTGGCAGCCTGCGCCAAAGAGGGATGGGAGCCGCTGCTTGCGGCGCTCTCGGGCGTGACGTTCGCCCGCATGACTGCCCCACGCAAGGAGGATACCGCGCGCGAAAGCTACAAGACGCGTGTCAAAGAGCTGCGCACCCGGGCCAAGGACGCGGTGCAGGAGCTTGCCGAGACGCTGGTACCCCTCTCGGGCACGGAGGCGCAGCAGGACCAGACACGCGCCTGCGAGGTGGTATCGGAGCTCTGCCGCCTGGCCGCGGCGTACATGCACGCGCTGGACGCGGCGATGGTGGAGGTGGGAGTGCTGGATTTCAGCGGCCTGGAGCAGTACGCGCTGCGCGCGCTGGACGCGGGCGCGTCCGAGGAGTGCCGCGCGCGCTACGAGGCCATCTTTTTTGATGAATACCAGGATGCAAACGCCGTGCAGGAGGCGATCATCCGCCGTGTGGCGCGCGCGGACAACCTCTTTTTGGTGGGGGATGTCAAGCAGTGCATCTACCGGTTCCGCCTGGCGGACCCCTCGCTGTTTCTGCAAAAATACCACGCCTGGGGCAAGGGCGATGTGCCCCAGGCCGCGCGCATCGATCTGGCGCACAATTTCCGCTCCAAAGCGGGGGTGCTGCGCGCGGCCAACAGCGTGTTTGGCCGCATCATGCGCAAGCGCGTCTGCGGGCTGGACTACGATGCGGACGCGCGCCTGCGCGCGGGCAGGGAGGACGCCTCTGCGGGCGAGGACGCGGTGGAAATCCACCTGCTCAAGAGCGACAGGGACACCGCTTGGGACGACGAGCTGGCCGCCATGGTGCGCGACGAGCGGGAGGCGCGCCTGGTCGCGCTGCGCGTCAAAGACCTACTGGCAAAAGGGGCGGTGTGGGACGATGCGATCAAGGCCAGGCGTCCCGTCCAAAAGCGGGATATCGTCATCTTGCTGCGCAGCCCCGCGGCCACGGCGCAGATGCTGGTGCAGGCGCTGGCTACGGAGAATATCGAGGCCTACGCGGACGTGGCGATGCGCCACTTTGACGCGGTGGAGGTGCAGGCGCTCATCGCGCTTTTGCGCGTGATCGACAACCCTTACCAGGACATCCCGCTGCTGGCCTGCCTGCGCTCCCCCCTCTTTGGCTACAGCGTGCAGGAGCTGTGCCGTGTGCGCCTGGCGGCGCGTAAGGGACCGTTTATCGAGGCGGTGCGGGCGTCCGCGGCAAAACAGGACGCGTTGGGCCGCAAGTGCAGCCGCGCGCTGGAGATGATCGACCGCTTCCGGCTGCGCGCGCGCGCCACCCACATCGCGGGGCTGCTGCAGGCCATATTGGACGAGACGGGGTATCTGGATATCATGGCGGCCTGGCCGCTTGCACAGCTGCGCCGCGCCAATGTGCGGCTGCTGCTGCGCCGCGCGCGGGATTTTCAGGCGCAGACGCACAACGAGCTGGCGGACTTTCTGCGCATGGTGGACGAGGCGCGCGCAGGGGAGGATATGCAGGAGGCGCACGTGTTGGCAAGCGAGCAGGACGTGGTGCGCATCATGAGCATCCACAAAAGCAAGGGGCTGGAGTTTCCGATCGTGCTGTTGCCCATGCTCAGCCGACGCTTCAACCGCAGGCAGGACGCAGCGGTGTGGCTGGATAAGCAGCTGGGCATGGGCGTGTGGTCCTACGACGTGCAGGCACGCACGCGCAGGGACAACCTGGCGCGCATGGCGATTGCGCGCGCGGGCGTGATGGAGGGCACGGCCGAGGAGATGCGTATTCTCTACGTGGCGATGACGCGCGCGCGCGAACAGTTGATTTTGACCGCAACCACGCCGTGCGAACCCTACCGCGCCTGGTGCGCGCCCATGGACGATGCGCGCGTGGCGGACGCGCGCTGCTTGATGGACTGGATCGGCCCGTGCGCGCTGCGAGATATGCTCGACGCGCGCCTGGCGCGAAAGACGCGGCCGGCGCGCTGGCGCATCACGCTGCACGACGCGGCGAGCATCCGCTTTACCGGGGCGCAGGAAGATGGACGAGAGGTCACGCCGGGCGCGGCGGTCGGCGCGGCGGACGCGTATGACGTCTTTGACGCGCTCTCGTGGCGCTATGCGCATCTGGAGGATACCCGCACCCGCTCCAAGCATTCGGTCACCGAGCTTGCGCGCGCCTATGCGCTGCCCGAGGAATTGCGCGCGGAGGATGCGCCCACAGAGGCACTGCCGCTGGCCAGCCGGCCCGATTGGCAGCAGCAGGCGGACCAGGGCGCGCGCTTGGGAACGCTGCTGCACGTCGCCTGCCGCCATCTGGATTTTACCGATGCCCAAAGCCAGGCCAAAGTGGAGGCACAGCTGGCGCAGATGATCCGCCGCGGCCTGCTGGCGCCGCAAGACGCGGCCAGCGTGCGCGTGCCCCAGCTGCTTGCGCTTGCATGCAGCCCGCTGGGGCAGCAGCTTGCGGATGCGCAGCGCGTGGGCGTTCTGCGGCGGGAGACGCCCTTCACCCTGGCGGTGCCTGCGCAGGAGCTGCCCGGCGGCGCGGGGGCGGGCAGGGTGATCGTGCAGGGCGCGATTGACGCCTGGTTCCCACAGGGTGAAGGGCTTGTGGTGGTGGACTTTAAGAGCGACCGCGTATGGGATGCGGGGGAAGCGCTCATCGCGCGCTACGCGCCGCAGCTTGACTGGTACGCCCGCGCGCTGGAGGCACTCACGGGCAGGCGCGTGCGCGCGCGCTATCTCTACACCTTTGCGCTGGGGCGCGCGCTGCTGGTGGAATGA
- a CDS encoding PD-(D/E)XK nuclease family protein, with protein sequence MLRMVVGRAGTGKSTYVLRQMAQQVHAGMQKVLLIVPQQYTAEAERRYLEQSGDAGLLEVEVTSFARLCTRVLDATGGLAQSRLDATGQAMAMRVVLSRIKDQLLLYGGSVGLRGFAARIARQMALLRQFCVQPDDLRDAAGRVQSPHLRDKLFDTALIMEAGASYLVQAGFAATDAMAEVAARIPQALFLQGAHLYIDGIESLTPQLEQVLYALMCASADMTVTFCIDADETAAQNPLFDVERALRARLRDLAVQRGWPCETVRLAGNKRAHDAALAHLEAQLYQYPTKVYPKDASAIALLRPVSPDEEADVVARRIVSLCRQQGYRYREIAVVLCDVAGDCARMEHALVRHGIPAFYDFKRPVLHSPAMEALQRTLLLLAGGYATRNVLALLKSGMTDVDDETAFALENLVLARGIDGARAWHMPWREAPENVEAARALIVGTLDTYIARMRRETRARARVDVLFDCLEALHVPQHLEAFVADLQRHDLLEEAAACAQVWEATCGVLGQLGSVSAQEEISLREMGALLEEGFAGVELGIIPTTLDRVTVSSLRRWRSAGVRALFVVGATDEALGVSGEDGALLDDADCQALRSEAELAIGFSAKHYAAQLRRDLYGALTRARELLCVSCPLGDVAGEPLSPAPLLARLEGIFPRCSRDDCADALATPGGTFPRMVAGLRRKKDGLAYPAWVDAAALWYEGEETWQSRLASVRRALDYDNAVPPLPVKLAQELFARPLSMAVTQLEQFAVCPFSHLARYGLRAREREVHAPGARRDTGSLLHDVLFALASDIMCGALDVATADEAACSTWVARTFARMVEEAPQGYLARLDADAASQALRARLQGMCCNIAWGVLRSLKRSDFRPWGAELGMGKGEKLPSLAVELPHGGKAYLTGRIDRVDGALLEDGEAALRVVDYKSGLSTVKIDEIYYGLHLQLAAYLLALEDVPAAVGQTRATPGGMLYFKLGDIPFNEPRPYRMGGLILKDAAVIRAMDTARGEKETSPVAPLSAREGQNLLGREAMDALLAYTRKKLGALAEGIARGVSDICPSKRKGQDGCAHCAYRPLCGYDVRMRPLRMQFMPDLKQQEALEKMQQEVRG encoded by the coding sequence ATGCTGCGCATGGTGGTGGGCCGCGCGGGAACGGGCAAGAGCACCTATGTGCTGCGCCAGATGGCGCAGCAGGTGCACGCGGGCATGCAAAAGGTGCTGCTGATCGTGCCACAGCAGTATACCGCCGAGGCGGAGCGGCGCTATCTGGAGCAGAGCGGGGACGCGGGGCTGCTGGAGGTGGAGGTGACCAGCTTTGCGCGCCTGTGCACGCGCGTGCTGGACGCAACCGGCGGCCTGGCGCAGAGCCGGTTGGACGCCACGGGCCAGGCCATGGCCATGCGGGTTGTGCTTTCGCGCATCAAGGACCAGCTGCTGCTCTACGGCGGCAGTGTGGGGCTGCGGGGCTTTGCCGCGCGCATCGCCCGCCAGATGGCGCTGCTGCGCCAGTTCTGCGTGCAACCAGACGACCTGCGCGACGCGGCGGGGCGCGTGCAATCCCCCCATCTGCGCGATAAGCTCTTTGATACCGCGCTGATCATGGAGGCGGGCGCGTCCTACCTGGTGCAGGCGGGGTTTGCCGCAACCGACGCGATGGCCGAGGTGGCCGCGCGCATACCTCAGGCGCTCTTTTTGCAGGGCGCGCATCTCTATATCGACGGCATTGAGAGCCTGACGCCCCAGCTGGAGCAGGTGCTCTATGCGCTGATGTGCGCATCGGCGGATATGACGGTGACCTTCTGCATCGACGCCGACGAGACCGCCGCGCAGAATCCCCTCTTTGATGTGGAGCGCGCCCTGCGCGCCCGCCTGCGCGATCTGGCGGTGCAGCGCGGCTGGCCGTGCGAGACGGTGCGCCTTGCGGGCAACAAACGCGCGCATGACGCGGCGCTTGCACACCTGGAGGCGCAGCTCTACCAGTACCCCACAAAGGTCTATCCCAAGGACGCGTCCGCCATCGCGCTGCTGCGGCCCGTCTCGCCCGACGAGGAGGCGGACGTGGTAGCGCGCCGCATCGTGTCGCTGTGCCGGCAGCAGGGTTACCGCTACCGGGAGATTGCGGTGGTGCTCTGCGACGTGGCGGGGGACTGCGCGCGCATGGAGCACGCGCTGGTGCGCCACGGCATCCCCGCGTTTTACGATTTCAAGCGGCCGGTGCTGCACAGCCCCGCCATGGAGGCGCTGCAGCGCACGCTGCTGCTGCTTGCGGGCGGTTACGCCACGCGCAACGTGCTGGCGCTGCTTAAAAGCGGCATGACCGATGTGGACGATGAAACCGCCTTTGCGCTGGAGAACCTGGTGCTGGCCCGGGGCATTGACGGCGCGCGCGCATGGCATATGCCCTGGCGCGAGGCGCCTGAAAATGTAGAAGCGGCCCGCGCGCTGATCGTGGGCACGCTGGATACGTACATCGCCCGCATGCGCAGAGAGACGCGCGCGCGCGCGCGGGTGGACGTGCTGTTTGACTGCCTGGAGGCGCTGCATGTGCCCCAGCATTTGGAGGCGTTTGTGGCGGATTTACAGCGGCACGACCTATTGGAGGAGGCGGCCGCCTGCGCGCAGGTATGGGAGGCCACCTGCGGCGTGCTGGGCCAGCTGGGCAGCGTCAGCGCGCAGGAGGAGATCTCCCTGCGCGAGATGGGGGCGCTTTTAGAGGAGGGCTTTGCCGGCGTGGAGCTGGGCATCATCCCCACCACGCTGGACCGCGTGACGGTATCCAGCCTGCGCCGCTGGCGCAGCGCAGGCGTGCGCGCCCTGTTTGTGGTGGGCGCGACCGACGAGGCGCTGGGCGTATCCGGCGAGGACGGCGCGCTGCTGGATGATGCGGACTGCCAGGCGCTGCGCAGCGAGGCGGAACTTGCCATCGGATTTTCCGCCAAACACTATGCCGCGCAGCTGCGGCGGGATCTCTACGGCGCGCTGACGCGCGCAAGGGAGCTTTTGTGCGTCAGCTGCCCGCTGGGCGACGTGGCGGGCGAACCGCTCTCGCCCGCGCCGCTGCTTGCCCGCCTGGAGGGCATCTTTCCCCGCTGCAGCCGGGACGATTGCGCCGACGCGCTCGCCACGCCGGGCGGCACGTTCCCGCGCATGGTGGCGGGCCTGCGCCGCAAAAAGGACGGCCTCGCCTACCCCGCGTGGGTGGACGCGGCCGCACTCTGGTACGAGGGGGAGGAAACCTGGCAGAGCCGCCTTGCCAGCGTGCGCCGCGCGCTTGATTATGACAACGCGGTGCCCCCGCTGCCCGTAAAGCTCGCCCAGGAGCTGTTTGCGCGCCCCCTGTCGATGGCGGTTACCCAGCTGGAGCAGTTCGCCGTGTGCCCGTTTTCCCATCTTGCGCGCTACGGCCTGCGTGCGCGGGAGCGCGAGGTGCACGCCCCCGGCGCGCGCAGGGACACCGGCTCCCTATTGCACGACGTGCTCTTCGCCCTTGCAAGCGACATCATGTGTGGCGCGCTGGATGTGGCCACGGCGGATGAGGCGGCGTGCAGCACTTGGGTAGCGCGCACCTTTGCGCGCATGGTGGAGGAGGCGCCGCAGGGGTATCTGGCCCGTTTGGATGCGGACGCCGCCTCTCAGGCGCTGCGCGCGCGCCTGCAGGGGATGTGCTGTAACATCGCCTGGGGGGTGCTGCGCTCGCTCAAGCGCTCGGATTTTCGTCCCTGGGGCGCGGAGCTGGGCATGGGTAAGGGGGAGAAACTGCCCTCGCTGGCGGTGGAACTGCCCCACGGCGGCAAGGCGTACCTCACCGGGCGCATCGACCGCGTGGACGGCGCGCTGCTGGAGGACGGCGAGGCGGCGCTGCGCGTGGTGGACTACAAATCCGGCCTGTCCACCGTCAAAATTGACGAGATTTACTACGGCTTGCACCTGCAGCTGGCGGCCTACCTGTTGGCGCTGGAGGACGTGCCCGCCGCGGTGGGGCAGACGCGCGCAACGCCCGGCGGCATGCTTTACTTCAAGCTGGGGGACATCCCCTTCAATGAGCCGCGGCCCTACCGCATGGGGGGCTTGATTCTCAAGGATGCGGCGGTCATCCGCGCCATGGATACCGCGCGCGGGGAAAAGGAGACCAGCCCCGTGGCGCCCCTTTCTGCGCGCGAGGGGCAAAACCTGCTGGGCAGGGAGGCCATGGACGCGCTGCTTGCCTATACGCGCAAAAAACTGGGCGCGCTGGCGGAAGGCATCGCGCGGGGTGTTTCGGACATATGCCCATCAAAGCGCAAGGGGCAGGACGGCTGCGCGCACTGCGCCTACAGGCCGCTCTGCGGCTACGACGTGCGCATGCGCCCGCTGCGCATGCAGTTTATGCCCGATCTCAAACAGCAGGAGGCGCTGGAGAAAATGCAGCAGGAGGTGCGCGGATAA